A part of Amycolatopsis camponoti genomic DNA contains:
- a CDS encoding amidohydrolase family protein: MRWTNDAHRHLGVLPAYPFYGGPPVAPAIGARATIGELLSDLDREGTERALVIPNYGVPDPAIAFSFNELCVEAAGKDDRISAALWVSPRAEDADRTDEALKLAAEDGVRALKLSFLLGGKASDPACKPQLDKIFATAREHDLVVHVHTSPGAASDIDEVGKLVDAYAGDVKLHLVHFGGGMSGHIKLVGGRFFDWIAAGKQVYTDLSWAIGFTPRWLVEEISRRGLGHDRVLFASDEPWGDHEGELAKLAAAAGDGELADLVFRGTFDVLYGPKKGK, translated from the coding sequence ATGCGGTGGACGAACGACGCCCACCGGCACCTGGGCGTGCTGCCGGCGTATCCGTTCTACGGTGGCCCGCCGGTCGCCCCGGCGATCGGTGCCCGCGCGACGATCGGCGAACTCCTGTCCGACTTGGACCGCGAAGGCACCGAACGCGCGCTGGTGATCCCCAACTACGGCGTCCCGGACCCGGCGATCGCGTTCTCCTTCAACGAACTCTGCGTCGAAGCGGCGGGCAAGGACGACCGGATCAGCGCCGCACTGTGGGTGTCTCCGAGAGCCGAAGACGCCGACCGGACCGACGAGGCGTTGAAGCTGGCGGCCGAGGACGGTGTGCGAGCGCTCAAGCTCAGCTTCCTGCTGGGTGGCAAGGCCTCCGACCCCGCGTGCAAGCCGCAGCTGGACAAGATCTTCGCCACCGCGCGGGAGCACGACCTCGTCGTGCACGTCCACACCTCGCCGGGTGCGGCGTCGGACATCGACGAGGTCGGCAAGCTCGTCGACGCCTACGCCGGCGACGTCAAGCTGCACCTCGTCCACTTCGGCGGCGGGATGAGCGGGCACATCAAGCTCGTCGGCGGCCGCTTCTTCGACTGGATCGCCGCCGGGAAGCAGGTCTACACGGACCTGTCCTGGGCGATCGGCTTCACCCCCCGCTGGCTCGTCGAAGAGATCTCACGCCGGGGCCTCGGCCACGACCGCGTGCTGTTCGCCTCCGACGAGCCGTGGGGCGATCACGAGGGCGAACTCGCCAAGCTGGCCGCCGCGGCCGGCGACGGCGAGCTCGCCGACCTGGTTTTCCGCGGCACGTTCGATGTGCTGTACGGACCGAAGAAAGGGAAATAG
- a CDS encoding MSMEG_0569 family flavin-dependent oxidoreductase: MNFELDGRHEPVIVVGGGQAGLSMSHCLASAGVAHLVLERERAGHEWRSRRWDSFCLVTPNWQCRLPGFPYAGDDPDGFMVRDEIVGYLEAYVKESDVPLHEGVEATRLRQLPGGGFRLATTAGELTADHVVLATGPYQVPLKPRLAERLPEHVVQLHSAEYRNPAQLPDGEVLVVGTGQSGCQIAEDLHLAGRQVHLAVGSAPRVARRYRGRDVVAWLDEMGYYARGIDEFADADAVRFRANHYVTGRDGGHDIDLRAFATQGMQLYGRLNDVRSGQLSFADDLRRNLDAADAVSEGIKDSIDAFIAQRGISAPGEKRYQPVWEPPDGPRTLDVEALSAVVWSTGFGRDHRWIDVPVFDGRGYPTHHRGVTSCPGLYFLGLPWQHTWGSGRFCGVAADAEYLTRRITGGGRGDVRWLSGTPVSTYPADDDWVAPRTVA, translated from the coding sequence ATGAACTTCGAGCTCGACGGCCGGCACGAGCCGGTGATCGTGGTCGGCGGCGGCCAGGCGGGACTGTCGATGTCCCACTGCCTGGCCTCCGCCGGGGTCGCGCACCTGGTGCTCGAACGTGAGCGCGCGGGGCACGAATGGCGGAGCCGCCGCTGGGACAGTTTCTGCCTGGTCACGCCGAACTGGCAGTGCCGCCTGCCCGGGTTCCCCTATGCGGGTGATGATCCGGACGGGTTCATGGTCCGAGACGAGATCGTCGGCTACCTCGAGGCGTATGTGAAGGAGTCCGACGTCCCGCTGCACGAGGGCGTCGAAGCGACGCGGCTGCGGCAGCTGCCCGGTGGCGGGTTCCGGCTCGCCACCACGGCCGGCGAGCTGACCGCCGACCACGTCGTGCTGGCCACCGGGCCCTACCAGGTGCCGCTGAAGCCGAGGCTGGCCGAGCGGCTGCCCGAGCACGTCGTCCAGCTGCACTCGGCCGAGTACCGCAACCCGGCGCAGTTGCCGGACGGCGAGGTGCTGGTCGTCGGCACCGGGCAGTCCGGCTGTCAGATCGCCGAGGACCTGCACCTGGCCGGGCGCCAGGTGCACCTCGCCGTCGGGTCGGCGCCGCGGGTGGCCCGGCGCTACCGCGGCCGCGACGTCGTCGCGTGGCTCGACGAGATGGGGTACTACGCCCGGGGCATCGACGAGTTCGCCGACGCGGACGCCGTCCGGTTCCGCGCCAACCACTACGTCACCGGCCGCGACGGCGGCCACGACATCGACCTGCGCGCGTTCGCCACGCAGGGCATGCAGCTCTACGGCCGGCTCAATGACGTCCGAAGTGGACAGTTGAGCTTCGCCGACGACCTGCGCCGCAACCTGGACGCCGCCGACGCGGTCTCCGAGGGCATCAAGGACTCGATCGACGCCTTCATCGCGCAACGCGGGATCTCGGCGCCGGGGGAGAAGCGCTACCAGCCGGTGTGGGAACCGCCGGACGGGCCTCGCACCCTCGACGTGGAAGCGCTTTCGGCCGTCGTCTGGAGCACCGGGTTCGGCCGCGACCACCGCTGGATCGACGTCCCGGTGTTCGACGGCCGGGGCTACCCGACCCACCACCGCGGCGTCACCAGCTGCCCCGGCCTGTACTTCCTCGGCCTGCCGTGGCAGCACACCTGGGGCTCGGGGCGGTTCTGCGGCGTCGCCGCGGACGCGGAGTACCTGACCCGGCGGATCACCGGCGGCGGGCGCGGGGACGTCCGGTGGCTCTCCGGCACGCCGGTGAGCACCTACCCGGCCGACGACGACTGGGTCGCGCCGAGGACGGTGGCGTGA
- a CDS encoding NADPH-dependent F420 reductase, with protein MNFGTIGAGTVAQAIAGHLVAAGHKVTLSNSRGPDTLLDVVTRLGPLASAGTAAEAAAADMVFLAVMWPQVGDALAGLPAWDGRILVDTTNTFAELEVGTAGEFVAQRAPGARVVKAFNTLYAQYIAADPRHAEGRQLLFYAGDDAAAKADFHAVADAIGFAPVDAGTLREGGRLMQIGGPLSALHALKQAQ; from the coding sequence GTGAACTTCGGAACCATCGGCGCCGGGACGGTCGCGCAGGCCATCGCCGGCCACCTCGTGGCGGCCGGCCACAAGGTGACGCTCAGCAACAGCCGCGGCCCGGACACACTGCTCGACGTCGTGACCCGGCTGGGGCCGCTCGCGAGCGCGGGCACGGCCGCCGAAGCGGCCGCCGCCGACATGGTCTTCCTCGCCGTGATGTGGCCGCAGGTCGGTGACGCGCTGGCCGGGCTGCCCGCGTGGGACGGCCGCATCCTGGTCGACACCACCAACACCTTCGCCGAGCTCGAGGTCGGGACGGCGGGCGAGTTCGTCGCGCAACGCGCGCCGGGCGCGCGCGTGGTCAAGGCCTTCAACACCCTCTACGCCCAGTACATCGCCGCCGATCCCCGGCACGCGGAAGGACGGCAGCTGCTGTTCTACGCCGGTGACGACGCGGCCGCCAAAGCGGACTTCCACGCAGTCGCCGACGCCATCGGATTCGCGCCGGTCGACGCCGGGACGCTGCGCGAAGGTGGCCGCCTCATGCAGATCGGCGGCCCGCTCTCGGCGCTGCACGCCCTGAAGCAGGCACAGTGA
- a CDS encoding MarR family winged helix-turn-helix transcriptional regulator, with protein sequence MTGNTQVGSGEPPSTLLYLMKQVELSVRAELDTLVRPADITTLQYTALTVLERHPDLTAARLARHSFVTDQSMADMVTTLLNGGLIERHRDPADRRRLVIALTPAGQRLLDRLRPQVAALQDRMVSLLSDDQASELHHSLELCRRALREERVEPGPASTQ encoded by the coding sequence ATGACGGGTAACACTCAGGTCGGTTCGGGTGAGCCGCCGTCGACTCTGCTGTACCTGATGAAGCAGGTCGAGCTGTCCGTGCGCGCCGAGCTCGACACCCTCGTCCGGCCGGCGGACATCACGACGTTGCAGTACACCGCCCTGACCGTCCTCGAACGCCATCCGGACCTCACCGCCGCGCGCCTGGCCCGGCACTCCTTCGTCACCGACCAGAGCATGGCCGACATGGTGACGACGCTGCTGAACGGCGGGCTGATCGAGCGCCACCGCGACCCCGCCGACCGCCGCCGCCTCGTCATCGCCCTGACGCCCGCCGGCCAGCGGCTGCTCGATCGCCTGCGGCCCCAGGTGGCCGCGTTGCAGGACCGCATGGTCTCGTTGCTATCCGACGATCAGGCGAGCGAACTGCACCACTCGCTGGAGCTGTGCCGGCGCGCGCTGCGCGAGGAGCGGGTGGAGCCGGGGCCGGCCTCCACGCAATAG
- a CDS encoding nitroreductase/quinone reductase family protein: protein MTTDLLDGEYVPGADATTRDQVELYERTDGREGATMGGGPVVVVTMRGARSGKLRKVALMRIERDGVYAIGAAAGGQARHPSWFHNLVAHPTVQLQDGPRRRLMTARVAEGAERESWLAYTDELYPFFAGLRAQAVEAGDREVPLILLEPAES from the coding sequence ATGACAACGGATCTGCTCGACGGTGAGTACGTCCCCGGTGCCGACGCCACCACCCGCGACCAGGTCGAGCTCTACGAGCGCACCGACGGCCGCGAAGGCGCGACGATGGGGGGTGGCCCCGTGGTCGTGGTGACCATGCGCGGCGCCCGGTCGGGCAAACTGCGCAAGGTCGCCCTGATGCGCATCGAGCGTGACGGCGTCTACGCCATCGGCGCGGCGGCCGGCGGCCAGGCTCGCCATCCGAGCTGGTTCCACAACCTCGTGGCGCACCCGACGGTGCAGCTGCAGGACGGTCCCCGACGCCGGCTGATGACCGCCCGGGTGGCCGAAGGCGCGGAGCGGGAGAGCTGGCTGGCCTACACCGACGAGCTCTACCCGTTTTTCGCGGGCCTTCGCGCCCAGGCCGTCGAGGCCGGCGACCGCGAGGTGCCGTTGATCCTGCTCGAACCCGCCGAGAGCTGA
- a CDS encoding TetR/AcrR family transcriptional regulator, whose amino-acid sequence MPRITQEQKQLNRGKIVDAAGAGFRLRGFDGIGIEELMKSAGMTHGGFYNHFASKDDLALEVLHQGFTDSLGALDAIREAHPRSARAALDDMVDEYVNAEHRDHPEIGCASAALVADAGRHGAAAQAEYRRGLDGYFATITDMLLDRARQSGTALTPAEARERAIALFSQMVGALILSRAIADAAPDLSDEVLTVNRRRLKKL is encoded by the coding sequence GTGCCTCGCATCACGCAGGAGCAGAAGCAGCTCAACCGCGGGAAGATCGTCGACGCGGCCGGTGCCGGGTTCCGGCTGCGCGGCTTCGACGGCATCGGCATCGAAGAGCTGATGAAGTCGGCCGGCATGACGCACGGCGGGTTCTACAACCACTTCGCTTCGAAGGACGACCTCGCCCTCGAAGTCCTCCACCAGGGCTTCACCGACTCACTCGGCGCGCTCGACGCCATCCGCGAAGCGCATCCCCGCTCGGCGCGCGCGGCCCTGGACGACATGGTCGACGAGTACGTCAACGCCGAGCACCGCGACCACCCCGAGATCGGCTGCGCCTCGGCCGCGCTCGTCGCCGACGCCGGCCGCCACGGCGCCGCCGCCCAGGCCGAATACCGGCGCGGACTCGACGGTTACTTCGCCACCATCACCGACATGCTGCTCGACCGCGCCCGCCAGTCCGGCACCGCCCTCACTCCCGCCGAAGCCCGCGAGCGCGCGATAGCGCTGTTCAGCCAGATGGTCGGCGCACTGATCCTCTCCCGCGCGATCGCCGACGCCGCCCCGGACCTGTCGGACGAGGTGCTGACAGTCAACCGGCGCCGGCTCAAGAAGCTGTGA
- a CDS encoding zinc-binding alcohol dehydrogenase family protein: MKALAYEKAHALDAFAIDLVEVDEPRLRDRDLLVEVHAIGINPGEAAIRRTRGAEPGGRVVLGWEFAGVVVEAGSVATGFAIGDRVLGTGDITRDGSWAERVAVDHRVVAKIPDRLAFTDAASLPVGVLTAWESLFRDEDTLLPGVGRVLVIGGAGGVGSMATQLLKATTPAFVISTASRPESRKWAAEMGADLVVDHRGDLAGQLRTAGIDHVDLVFSTAGTSGHLGAIVEVLRPFGHLAAVDLAGPFDTAAFTGKSLSLHSEMVFSKIVAGGDVASQGRILSRAADDVAAGLLRPIVTTTLDGLTAETMKTAHTLVESGRTIGKTVVRVTA, from the coding sequence GTGAAGGCACTCGCCTACGAGAAAGCGCACGCGCTCGACGCGTTCGCCATCGACCTGGTCGAGGTCGACGAACCTCGGCTACGCGACCGTGACCTGCTGGTCGAGGTCCACGCGATCGGCATCAACCCCGGTGAAGCCGCGATCCGGCGGACCCGCGGCGCCGAGCCCGGCGGGCGGGTCGTCCTCGGCTGGGAGTTCGCCGGAGTGGTCGTCGAGGCCGGGTCCGTGGCCACCGGCTTCGCGATCGGGGACCGGGTGCTGGGCACCGGCGACATCACCCGCGACGGCAGCTGGGCCGAGCGCGTGGCGGTCGACCACCGGGTGGTCGCCAAGATCCCGGACCGGCTCGCGTTCACCGACGCCGCATCGCTGCCCGTCGGGGTTCTCACGGCCTGGGAATCGCTGTTCCGCGACGAGGACACGCTGCTGCCCGGTGTCGGGCGCGTGCTCGTCATCGGCGGAGCCGGCGGCGTCGGGTCGATGGCCACGCAGCTGCTCAAGGCCACGACGCCGGCCTTCGTGATCAGCACGGCCTCGCGGCCCGAGTCGCGGAAGTGGGCGGCGGAGATGGGCGCCGACCTGGTCGTCGACCACCGCGGCGACCTGGCCGGCCAGCTCCGCACGGCGGGGATCGACCACGTCGACCTGGTGTTCTCGACGGCGGGCACCAGCGGCCACCTGGGGGCGATCGTCGAGGTGCTGCGCCCCTTCGGTCACCTGGCCGCCGTCGACCTCGCGGGCCCCTTCGACACGGCGGCCTTCACCGGCAAGTCGCTGTCGCTGCACAGCGAGATGGTGTTCAGCAAGATCGTGGCCGGCGGTGACGTCGCCAGCCAGGGCCGCATCCTCTCCCGGGCGGCGGACGACGTCGCGGCGGGCCTGCTGCGCCCGATCGTCACCACCACGCTCGACGGGCTGACCGCCGAGACCATGAAGACGGCGCACACCCTCGTCGAGAGCGGCCGGACCATCGGGAAGACCGTGGTCCGGGTAACCGCCTGA
- a CDS encoding MSMEG_0572/Sll0783 family nitrogen starvation response protein — protein MAELTETEKTSLDEIPHPSLPQGSNLYGGTKVFPDYQAEPGQSYFTLVHGIAHESSVSFVAILQATRALRKGFEAAIYFYGPGSLNCLATRGFPTTGNAAFPGELNINDQLKTFISEGGKAYCCRFGLSLHGAREEDLIEGVIPTHPLDVQDALIHYARKGAIINSTYMF, from the coding sequence ATGGCAGAGCTGACCGAGACCGAGAAGACCAGCCTCGACGAGATCCCGCACCCGTCGCTGCCGCAGGGCTCCAACCTGTACGGCGGGACCAAGGTCTTCCCGGACTACCAGGCCGAACCCGGCCAGAGCTACTTCACTCTCGTGCACGGCATCGCGCACGAGTCGTCGGTGAGCTTCGTCGCGATCCTGCAGGCGACCCGCGCGCTGCGGAAGGGCTTCGAAGCCGCGATCTACTTCTACGGCCCGGGTTCGCTGAACTGCCTGGCCACCCGCGGCTTCCCGACCACCGGCAACGCCGCGTTCCCGGGTGAGCTGAACATCAACGACCAGCTCAAGACGTTCATCAGCGAGGGCGGCAAGGCGTACTGCTGCCGCTTCGGGTTGTCGCTGCACGGCGCCCGCGAGGAGGACCTCATCGAGGGCGTCATCCCGACGCACCCCCTCGACGTCCAGGACGCGCTGATCCACTACGCGCGCAAGGGCGCGATCATCAACTCCACCTACATGTTCTAG